TGCTGTCTCTCAGTGAAAACTGCTGTATCAACAGGTAGTTTAACCACAGAGTGTGTGCATACACAGAATGGCTTTGCTGCAAAATGTCAGCATAAATAGCATCAAAAACAGGGTTTGATTGCTTTATAAGATTGAGAtcctttgtgtccttttttgtttctgtacaaAGAAGTGGTGATTTCTGTCATAACCATGCAAGCTGGTGTTTTTTTGCGCGTTTTGTTCTCTGCTGCCCGCCTGCCAGTCATCCACAACAAAGACCTCCTGGCCACTATTCATCTGCTGGTTGCCATGGTGAGATGTTTCCAGCCTGAACTGGCTTTGCCTCCGAACGTGAAGGTTGAAGTTGTAGTTGTGGAAGTGAGTTTCAgcttggacttttttttttttgttttgtttgtttgtttgtttttcctgctccaaAGCTGCCTTAAACACAGCTTGTTGGAGTTGCttctcaatttatttttttaatttaatttctcaaATTTAATCTTCCATTCAGGTCAGCCAAAGTGGAATCAAATCAGAAATACAGACGGAGGTCCTGACTGAGGAACGGTGAGCACATGTCCCGTGTGATGCTGCAGATGTGAGTTcgaataattatttatttatttatttattgggcCTTTTCAACAGGGATGCAGGCTCAGACTCCCCCAGCAATACCAAGAGTAAGTAAAGAGCAGTCGGAGGTTGAGTCGATTTGACATGTTGAATGTCATCAAAACAGCATTACAGCCCAGAGTGActttaacacatttttctggCTGTCTGGTCACCCCAGGGGAAGATCCCATCgagcagctgctgaagcttgAGGCTCACAAGGTCAACACGGTGAAGCAGGTATAacgaggagaggaggaggagaagtgctGAGGTAGTTTAAGGAGTTAACCTTTTCATCGCCACAGCCAGTGAGCAAATATTGCTGTGTTAAGAAAGGATAAACTAATCGTTTGTATGAGAAATTAGTGTAACTGTTAATAACTAAATGCTAAATCAACTAAAAGCTTCAGCTCCAATTTCGAATTGGGCCGCTATTGATTATAATGAAACAAGCtttttgatgtttatttgaTTAATCATTGAGACGATTAGATGTTGGCATTGTTAAATTCCAAATATTTAGTTTCTCAGAGTCCAGGTGATGTCTAAACAGATGCGTATTTTAATGAAAgggagcaacattagcattcatttggagtcgtgTTTCTTGCCACCTGATAAATGTAAGTTCAGTATTCACTCCTGGCTCTTCAGCTCCGTAAACTCCCTGCTTTAAACCAAATGAAACTCAGACAAAATCTCAGCCTAAATAATGCCAAACCATGAGGGTAACAAAGTCCTTGAAATAAACGGCAGATTATAAGATCACTCTGACTGTATcaaccaaaagcttttgtcaCATCTTGATGAAGtataaaacatgtttgacaCCTTAATACTGTGTGTCAGCGATATAAGATCATGTTGTATTTGAAACTGCCCAACATTGTTCTTTTTTCAGGCCATCCTACACTTTGTCAACCAGAACATGTCAACTATGGGTTTGCAGGTGGCCGATTTGGACAAACAggtgaaaaacaacaggaagcactcgctctttttttttagcactgaTAGATTCTCAAGGGAAAATACAAAAGACCGACTGATTACTTCCCCTGAGGTTACATCATCTTCCACCGACAGGCTCCAATGTCCTGTGTGCTTTCTGTCTAGTTTGCTGACGGCGtgattctgctgctgctgattggacAGCTGGAAGGCTTCTTCATCCCTCTCTATGACTTCATTCTGACTCCTGTCAATTCCTCTGAGATGGTACAGTATGGATTCTGTATGGACTGGAAACACATTAGTGAGAGAGGGTTATCCCCCTCCCCAGAGACACAGCGACACCCTTAAAACACTTAACTTCATTACTTCATATCACCCTGATCATCACCATCCTCATCCCTCTTCCTGCGGACGGTCAAAAGAGAAGCGAATAATTTCAATTAGAATTCATTTTTGACCGATCTTTTGTGAAAGCGTTGCTATAGACACCATCTGCATTATTCtaatacaaaattattttcatttctaatttGCGTTAATCTAATTCCCCACAAGAGCAAAGTAGTTGATGAGCTACAGTACTGTAACAGCTTATTACAATATATCATATGAtaaaattaagattttacaaCTCCTATAATGAAATTAGATGTGTGATTAACAGTGTGTCATGGCTCACTTGTAATAATGATATCTTTGATCTCACTTTGCTCGAAGCAATAGGATGAGTCCGTGAAAAAGTTATGACTCTTTTATCACAGATATGACGAGTGCATGAGTAACTTACTGTATGAAGACACTGGCACACTCCTTATTCTACCTTTTTTAACACCTTAAACACTAAAAAACTGGTGACGAACACATGACACATCAGTCATTGCAGAATACATGATAGAAGGTTGTCTCACACATTTGGGATTGGGATTATAACGTGTTTAAATGACCTATAAGGCCTCAATTCACATTCTTAACTTTAACTCAAATTCTTTACATTAAAATTGATtcttctgaaaaaaatgaaatttgctAAAATAGATCAATATTctttctcatctaactcttggtaaaaaatgtttcaaagtaGCTCTTAAAAATTCACGAGAGTAACATCTGAAATTTTTATTCTCTCGCCGTGATTTACTGTCATGGTTTGACGCTGACAAAAATCCTTAAACCCAACGAGAAACAAGTCAAAACTAACTGCTTATGTAACTTAATTATAGTCACACAGTGATGTTTAAAATAATTAGCCTAATTACCTCATAACCCGTACAAATAACCACAATGACTGTAAGAAATCGCCACAGATATGAGATATTAGAAGGTTATCGTAGGAAATGTAAATACTTCAACTCTAACAGTCAGTGTGGTTATTCCACTTGTAGATCTTTAATaaatttcacaacaaaattacATATCAAATTACTCATGTTGTCTGgatgtttttccccctctgaCCTCCAGCTTCGCAATGTGACCTTGGCCCTGGACCTCCTTAATGACTCGGGTCTTCAAGTGTCCAGCGTTGAACCACAGGGTGAGGAAATTTTTACTAACATTAAAATGCCAGACTGAAGGAGTAAAGTAACTgcaacagaagaataaaataaaaatccctgCAACTCCAAGACAGCAATGTCAAATTAATTCAGATGGTATCCTCTATCAGGAGCATTTATCTGTGTGACAGGGAAACGCCaaaatctgtttgcatgtgagaggaggagggggggaggggttCGCTCCGGCGGTTTGAGTTAATCTCCACTTCTCGGAGGAGTGTGGGTCTGACGGCGTTTTGGAGGTAAAGAAGGAACGGCACGCTGAATATGAATGAGTGTCGCTCTGAGTATCACTGCAGATGATTGGCTCAGTCCGAGgtcatcatcattcatttagAGAGGAGCAGTGAGGGAGACGTTCTCAAGGGGACGATGTCACTCTGGTGCCCGCTGATAGACACAGGGATTTAACCCCAGCGCCATGGCTATAtctgctatgtgtgtgtgtgtgtgtgtgtgtgagtgtggaagAAGAGCCGTCATCTGTATTCATGAGCACCGCTACTGTACACCACCCAGTTATCAGACAGAAATATTCTGATTCTATCTGCGCATGGAAATTTTGTCAGCTTCCAACTTGCAGCTGCTGGTTATCAGATTTCTAGCCATTAAATCGCAAGTTTATAATTTGTGGCCTGATTTTGAGCTTTGATCCGAATGATCATACAACAGGATGAGCAGTATGTGAAATTTTTTGGTTTAgtaacaaaaaacataacagtaAAAGACTCCCAATGTGAGACAGGCATTCAGAGCATAAATCTGATTAGATTATCTTGATAATTTGTTGGTTTCACATGCACTCATGTAGTAGATTTTATGACATGAAGGGTGATGAACCTTAATCTAATACTTTTAAAGTTCTTTTTTGCCTTCACCAGACTTTGGATAGAGAGACAAAGGAAATGAAGGGACCTGTGATCTAACCAAGAACCACAGACAGACTCAAACTGaattttgaatgtgtgtcttAACTGctaaacattttcagagttGTTTTTTCTGAACTTAAAGTTTCAGTTTGATGTATAAATGTACATTTCTTAGACAGACTGAAGTATTAACTTTTCCCTTCCCTTTTCTAAGACAATTCCAGTCTAGGTGATGGAGGATAAAATCCACAGTCTTTCAAAACTAAGCACAGTTTAAAATGAGGGTATCATGTGGGTAAGTTACAGTGTTTAGTTCAACAAGAAAACACCATCTAAGGAACCAAAAAAGGGTGCGTTTTGTCCAGAGAGGCTGAAACTCTGGAGGATGTCCAAACTCAAACTGATTAGACCCcataataaatttaaataaacttgtTATTGTGCAGGCTGTCTGTGGATTTTGTCACCCCTCCTCCATCATTTGCTTTTAAATTGCATTAGAAAGCACACACTCGTGAACCTATCCTTTAATGCTACAAACCgcattaatattaaatataagaACATGagaagattaaattaaatgtgcttCCAACTTCTAACAAGAATTTAATTAAGGTACTTTATGGTTTCAAGTCAATTAATTTAgaaactacattaaaaaaataataatcaaaatgcCCCACTTTACTGTGGCAGAACTTTAACAGGTCTGCACTGAGCTTCAACCTCAATGCCATTCAGCACATTCTGAATGAACTGCAAAGCCGGCTGTGGGTCAGGTCTTATCTCCCAACATCAGAGCCCAacctcactaatgctcttgTGGCTGAAATCCCTGCAACCAGGTGCCAAAGATGGAAAAGGTGATAGAGGGCTGTTATAGCAGCACATAAAGGCCTCACGGTTTTGCAATGAGATGTTCAACAGTCACATATGGGTGTAATGTTTCTGTGTCCACTTTTGGCCATGTGGAGTAAGAGTGAAATGGAGCGAATGACTCAGTGAGCTGCCGACttgcctcactgtgtgtgaatCAATCAGAAGCAAATGGATCTGCTTCACTTCCCTGCAGATCCACTATTGACAAAATGCTTTCTATTCTCTCTGAGCTTGAATCTCTCTTTCACAATCACTAAAACATCCCCTCAATAGTGCCTGCTGGCCATAAAGCCAGTGACTGTGAAGTAAATCCTCAGCATGATAACTGTTAATGTAAGGACCAGCACAATTAATCTAACCCAGGAGCAAGTGgctaatttaattcatttttagtGTCTTTTTAATTACCGCCATAATTGCTGTGATGGAATGAGGAATCCCAGCACTCAAGGTCTAAAAGTGGAGCGCGCTGCGTGCATTAATTACGTTAGCCAGTGGTGGAGTCCATCTTCATGTCACATTCACTCAGTTAGTGCATCTCACAACAGGGAGCAATTTTGCTGGGATCTTGTCTCACCAAGGACATATTGATTACATTTCTATctaatgtattttttgtccTTCTGATCTATGACCTGTGAGAACGGGCTGTGAGAACAGTTATTAGCTAATGTTGGTAAAAGCATCCTCATGTTTTTTTACTGCCTCGGGGGCTTGGTATGCGCTGATGACACATTATTAATACTCACTGGCCGTTTCCTGTGCATTATGTGACAGATATCGTCTCTCAGGACATCACTGCCACCTTGAAGGTCCTGTACGCCCTCTTCAGGAAGCACAGTGGGAAGTGAGAGATGAGGGAAGAGGAGCGCGACAACCAGAGCCAGAAACGTAGCTGAAGACAGATGGAGTTTTTGGTCAGCTTGTCCTTTCTTGAGTCTCTAAACTGTTGCAAATtgtgtacatttatttaaaggGTTCGGCTGACTGCTTTTAGACTTGGTGATTCTCTCAAGGTAACGTAAAGTAGAAGTGCATGAAGCTTAACAAGCCACACCTACGGTACTCATTGGGGTCTAAGGGCCTCGTCAGACCAGAACTTATGACAACAAAGTTCTGGagcaaaatgaactgaattcagTTAAATTCCGTGCAGCATAATTGTATTGACTTTGACATGTGAATTTGTGCTTTCCTACACTGATAGAGTATAAACTTTGCTTTGGTTTGCATTCAGTTGTAAAGCAAAAGTTTATTGTGTCAATAAATCttataaataaacttaaattcaGTTATTGTGTTAATGTGGCAAGCAAGTGCCagtatgctaacatgttagTGGTTCTTCTCACCAGCTGGCCCTGCAGCAAGTCACCACATCACCAAGCCTCCAACACCACCTGCTCCGTGAGGATAAGTGCACACAAAGTGggcaaagaaagcaaaacaggcTCCATAAGCCACGGGTTTCCAGAGTGTCGCCTATTTGAGGTAGAGGGTTAGCGAAAAGATCCCCAGTTCTTGCTGTCTTCATGTCACAGGACCCCACAGAGAGGTCAGGGGAGAAACCCTGTGGTCAGACTCACACCTTAATGGGTGAACGAGATCCAAAATATGTCgtgctttggataaaagtgcTTCTGTTTGCAGCCATAGGCAGGTTCTTCATTGTAACTGTCCCTCATCTTGTGGCCCTGGCTTATATAGGAGCCGTCAAAATGATATCATGGTGCATATTTATCATGGTGCATATATTGATCTTCTGTTGTGCCACTGACCTGTCACCATGTTTGTGTCCTGTTCAAGTCTTGTTGACAGTGTAAGGACAATAAGGCCTGGGCTGTTTTCTATCAAAACAAGGTCATGCAGTgtaaaaatcagaaatgtttatATCTGTTCTGGACAGCTTCACTCGAAGACAGGGTGAGAGGGGGGAGACGAGATGTTGTTAAAAACTGGGGACGACTGTGTACATTTTCTCTCCTGGAAGACATTCATGATGTTGCACTATGTTCTTGTGAAAATTGGCAGATGTTGTGTAAAGAATGAAAAaggagaacaagagagaaaagttGACATCATGGCTTCTTTCTCACCTCAGCACTGTATGAATCTAATATATAATATCTATATAGAGTATACTGTCCCATTAAAACCACTTTTTTTCAATGCCCCTGTGCTTGTAATAGATGGAGCCATGCATTTGGGCTGTCTGAATGAATTATCCCATGAACGCCTTctgggaatttcttcaaatttgacaAAAGCGTCCGTCTGAATCCAAGAATTAACTGATTAGATTTTAGTTGTCAAAGGTTACACAAATCACACTTTTAACCATAACTCAAGAATGACTGAATTTGACACCAGTGTCCAATAGGACAACATTATGAAGTGATAAAGTTTGATAtccagaaggtcaaaggtcatcttCACTGTGGTACCATAAGGTTctgcaaaaccaaaaccataactcaggaacagaagttGGGGGGGCGTcggatactgaattggtgatgCTCATCTATGGCTGCTTACCTGGAAACTGTGCCAGTTGTGTACATCTTCTTTGCTGTCGggttgaaggtgtgtgtgtgtgtgtgattagttTTGTTGACGATGAGCTTCAGGAGGCTGTCGTTGCACCGTGTGAAAATCTCTCCATCAGTCATTAACATATACGAGCCTGGGAAGACATTGATGTAAACTGCTGTTTTAAAGCTGAGTCACATTCAGTCGAAATGTACGTGATGTGGATGTTAGCTGAGAGTTATTTCCTGGTAATTTACTTCCCCccccatctcttcctctctttccctcactaTAATTCCTTTTCAGTCTGACACTGCTGGAACACTTTTGATTCTTGCTTTAGAAAATCATCTCGACTGCCGTTTCTCAATACACAATGTGAGCGTCTTTCTCTCTGCGTCTTCCATGTGTTCCCCCCGACAGCCTGTGACCTCCCCTATTTCTAGGCCGTGAATGTAATTGTAATTTCTCAGAATATAAATGACTGGGTTTTTCTTCTGCCACCGAACTGTTCACAACTcgatgtcacacacacacacacacacacacacacatgtagagaGTGAGCAGCAGGCAGCGATGGAGGGAGTCGCAGaggctgagagacagacaataGATGTGACTCCTTCAAAGCATATTTTGCAAATTATGTGCATGTGAATTTAAATCATGTACTAGAACTGGAAAAATCCACTTAATTATCCCCTGTGTTGCAAAGAAGAATAATTTCTTTGTTGAAAAGAAATTTATGCAAACCATTAGTGACTTTTTATCAGCAAGTTCCTTAGTGTGACATAAAACTATCTCCTatctgctgctgcctctctgcttCAGTTATGTGGATATAGTTAGTGTTTTAGCAAATATTAGAGTGAgtttccttgtgtttctttgtcttgaaGTTAAAGTATGAAAGTTAGGGAACACTAAACAGTAACAAAAACTACCGTCACACTTCTTATTCCCTCTAGTTTCCCCGCAGATGTGTTTGTTGACATTCAGGGAGCCAATTTATTCATTTCCCCCCAAGGTGATGGAAAATACTCTAAATTCACATTGTACTTTCCCTGACATTTCAAAAAGTTTGCATAAAAATTGCTTGGCAGTCAGATGAAAACATAGCTACtgtatatatagagagagagggacagagaggcaCTGAGGTGCATGTTGCTCTTGTTCGTTATGTAAATTGGCCATTTCGGCAAACAGTTAAAGTCTTATGAAATCAAAGCGGCTTCGCTTCTCTTTTCCAATTCACGGCCCCTGATCTCCTCATCCCCAGTGATTGCAAACTGGATTTTCTTGTTTAAAATTCAATTGCAGATTACTTTACGAAGGGCAAAAGCCTTTGTGGTACTCAGTCAAACCAGTGAGCACAGTCGGAGTTGCTTTCCAAACACAAAATAGCCGCTCATTTCATAGTCACATGTTATGCTCATATGTGCTTGATTGCCATCCCTAACATTTGGTGGTCCATATAAACATTTGGTTCTCTCTGCACACATGGAGAGCATCTCAGTCTGAGGGCTTTGGAGCTCAGTGACAGTTTCTGTGAAGCTTGCTTCTTTCTCAGAGcataaaatgtgtattattGTTCTTATAAATGGTTTAAATCCTTGATGCGAGTGTCTTGCCTGAAAGAAAGTGAAGTGTTTGTGCAGAGACAGCTGAACTCTCAAATAGTTCGTGACACTGATTGAATTATATTcatgaaaatgcacaaaaaaacatgtttatctgtttgATCACTTAAACATCATGAAACATAATTTCTGTTTATCTGCTTTCCTGATATGATACATTCCTTTAAAGATATTCCTATGTACTGAGAATGGCAAATTCAGATTATTATACTTATCTTGCATTCCTTAATACTGTGAAAATTTGTGGCTTTAAGCTTCCTACTCTAAGTCAGTCAGGATGAGGACGTGAACATTTTTAGAACGGCGAAACAAGCTGAATAAAATCACTTTGGCTACAATACATGCAAATATTTGTGTGTCTCTGACATGCGCTTGAGATTATCTTGAGGACACACAACGACGTGAGTGAAAGTCAAGAGAGATTAATGTGTTTTAGCCACTGTCTGCATATCAGCAAAAAGGTTACAGCTTAGTCCTTCATCAGAGTCTAATCCTTCAGAACAAACAAGGATAAATTTCAGGAAGCGGGTTTGAGAGATTAAACCAGTTCTGCTCAAACAAGAGcaccttcttct
This is a stretch of genomic DNA from Scatophagus argus isolate fScaArg1 chromosome 7, fScaArg1.pri, whole genome shotgun sequence. It encodes these proteins:
- the parvg gene encoding gamma-parvin; the encoded protein is METDGECREEDGTESFQAEKQRLIQPASLKDPKLEKLKETLIYWINSTLKVEHIVVQSLEEDLYDGLVLHHLLSRLAGVHLSVEEMALTSTAQIHKLEVILEELDKRLGQGDSSRIKWNVKLIHNKDLLATIHLLVAMVRCFQPELALPPNVKVEVVVVEVSQSGIKSEIQTEVLTEERDAGSDSPSNTKREDPIEQLLKLEAHKVNTVKQAILHFVNQNMSTMGLQVADLDKQFADGVILLLLIGQLEGFFIPLYDFILTPVNSSEMLRNVTLALDLLNDSGLQVSSVEPQDIVSQDITATLKVLYALFRKHSGK